The proteins below come from a single Garra rufa chromosome 3, GarRuf1.0, whole genome shotgun sequence genomic window:
- the LOC141332529 gene encoding cortexin domain-containing 1 protein, with protein sequence MEETTPDPAFVDVDQGLTLACIAFLCLLLVAMIIRCAKVIMDPYSAIPTSTWEEQHLDD encoded by the coding sequence ATGGAGGAGACAACGCCAGACCCCGCTTTTGTGGACGTGGACCAGGGTCTGACCCTGGCGTGCATCGCCTTCCTCTGTCTGCTGCTGGTGGCAATGATCATCCGCTGTGCCAAAGTCATCATGGACCCCTACAGCGCCATTCCCACCTCCACCTGGGAGGAGCAGCACTTGGACGACTAA